The Pelagibius sp. CAU 1746 genomic sequence AGCTTGCGCGTTACGCCGTCGATCCCAAGCTGAAGCGGACCGTCCTCGCCCGCTTCCACCAGCTTCTTGATCCGGGGCAGGGCCTCCAGCACCAGACGGTCCATCTGATCGATGGTGGCGTCGAACGCCTGCCGATAGTTCCGCGGCGCATTTTCATAGGCCAGGATCGCCAGCTCGGCATCGGAAAAGCAGCTGTCCCGGAAGTGGTCCGCATAGCTCTTGGGCTGCCATTCGAGGGCATCCTCGAAGCACTCCGGCATCGAAGGAACCATCTCCAAAAGCATGATGATCTCATTGAAATGGTTGAGATAATCAGTGGCCAACAGAGTGTTGCCGTTGATGTTCTTGCCACGCACGAGCAGGCGATAGGTGCCGGTGAACCCGGCGCCCCTGCCGACCCGCTTGCCGTCCGCCGCCCTGACGCTAGCAGCAGCGCCCCGCTGACTGTCGTCGGCGACCGCAGCGGCTTGTGCTGACGATAACACCATAAGTTGAACCCCAAGCGCCGAAAAACACACAGGCGCAATCCACTCCACGAGACCCGCTATTCAAGCAGGCGGTCGTTTAAGTTTCCTTTCCAAAAAGCAAATCTGCATTGAAAGCAAACTGATAGGCGGACGCCTTCGAGAAACTGCAGGGTCTTTTAGAAAAATACCTGTAATATATGCTTTCAAATAAATAGATCGGACGCTGAATACTCCGATATATTGGTATAGAACAAGGTTATTTCCTCTCCGATGGCAATATCGGCGATTGCCTCCAGGACTGCCCAGAGGCCGTCCCGATCCTCTTCCCAGTGCACGACGGCATTGGGACTCTCTGAATGGTTGCAGAATGTGAGCCGGCCGAAGACCACCAGGGCGTCGTGCGCGCTCCGAGAGCCGAAATGCCGGGGCTCGGCGAAGTAGTAGGCGAAGAAGGCGGTTTGGTCGAGAAGGGCCCGGTCTCCGGCCCCGAGACGCACGGCGGGCGCGCGCTCCAGGCAACTGCCGGCGGCAATCGGCCGCTCGGCCAACAACCCACGCCCTTTTCCCGGCACCATAGCCAGCTTGAACATCCCAACACCCCCAACAGTCGGCAAGGACGCATGGTTGCATAGGCGGCGCGAGAATCAAGCAGGGGCAAAAGCAAACGGCGCGGGACCGGCCCGCGCCGCAGGACATACCCAGCAGAACATACAAAGGGGGCGCGGCGCTTTCCGCTCCCGAGCCTCCCGATTCGTCCCGTCAGAGGATCAGAAGCGGCGGCCGTCGAGTGCTTCCAAAGTGGCCCGGGAGATGTCCTCGCGGGTCATGCCGCGGGCCGCGAGCTGGCTGGCGGAGAGGCCGGAAAGCCGGGAGTAGACGTGGTAAGCGTTCATGGCGTCCGCCAGAACAGTGGTAATACGGGCGATCCACTGACCGAGATCCTCGATGACCCGGAACGGAGACGGCTTTGTTGCGGTCGCAAACATGCTTCTTCTCTCAATCTGACTGCGTAGATATACGCTCAATGAACTAGCTGAATAATATATAGAATCTGTGGTATACCACGCCAAGCGAAGAATGCTGCATTGCACTATAATTTTTGCAAGTCTGGTATACCAAGGCTGCATAAGTGGTCATACCACTTGCCCATGGACGAAGCCGCGGGCGGGCGGCGGGCCTTCGGTCGTGCCGCTTGCAGGCCTTTGCCGCTCTCAAGTAGGCTCCGCCCGCA encodes the following:
- a CDS encoding SET domain-containing protein-lysine N-methyltransferase → MFKLAMVPGKGRGLLAERPIAAGSCLERAPAVRLGAGDRALLDQTAFFAYYFAEPRHFGSRSAHDALVVFGRLTFCNHSESPNAVVHWEEDRDGLWAVLEAIADIAIGEEITLFYTNISEYSASDLFI